The following are encoded in a window of Mustela nigripes isolate SB6536 chromosome 3, MUSNIG.SB6536, whole genome shotgun sequence genomic DNA:
- the GDAP1 gene encoding ganglioside-induced differentiation-associated protein 1 isoform X2 yields MPDKGSMYYPRVQHYRELLDSLPMDAYTHGCILHPELTVDSMIPAYATTRIRSQIGNTESELKKLAEENPDLQEAYIAKQKRLKSKLLDHDNVKYLKKILDELEKVLDQVETELQRRNEETPEEGRQPWLCGESFTLADVSLAVTLHRLKFLGFARRNWGNGKRPNLETYYERVLKRKTFNKVLGHVNNILISAVLPTAFRVAKKRAPKVLGTTLVVGLLAGMGYFAFMLFRKRLGSMILALRPRPNYF; encoded by the exons ATGCCTGATAAAGGAAGCATGTATTACCCACGGGTACAACATTATCGAGAACTGCTTGACTCATTGCCAATGGATGCTTATACCCACGGCTGCATTTTACATCCTGAGCTAACTGTGGACTCCATGATCCCAGCTTATGCAACCACACGGATTCGCA GCCAAATTGGTAACACAGAATCGGAACTGAAAAAGCTTGCTGAAGAAAATCCAGATTTACAAGAGGCATACATCGCAAAACAGAAGCGACTTAAA TCAAAGCTGCTTGACCATGACAAtgtcaaatatttgaagaaaattcttGATGAATTGGAGAAAGTCTTGGATCAGGTTGAAACTGAGttgcaaagaagaaatgaagaaacccCAG AAGAGGGCCGCCAGCCTTGGCTCTGCGGAGAATCCTTCACCCTGGCAGACGTTTCTCTCGCTGTCACATTACATCGACTGAAGTTCCTGGGGTTTGCGAGGAGAAACTGGGGAAATGGAAAGCGACCAAACTTGGAAACCTATTACGAACGTGTCttgaagagaaaaacatttaacaagGTTTTAGGACATGTCAACAATATATTAATCTCTGCAGTGCTGCCAACAGCATTCCGGGTGGCCAAGAAAAGGGCCCCCAAAGTTCTTGGCACTACCCTTGTGGTTGGTTTGCTTGCAGGAATGGGATATTTTGCTTTTATGCTTTTCAGAAAGAGACTTGGCAGCATGATATTAGCACTTAGACCCAGACCAAATTATTTCTAG
- the GDAP1 gene encoding ganglioside-induced differentiation-associated protein 1 isoform X1 — protein sequence MENLMGEEELLPPLQKSGREPGHCPAAFWRWTCSFLAVETTFPRGLFVRAKISFPAPGGKAEKTNDASRGSVGGRNKGLNRRGPAALAYPKMARRQEEQRGGAPLMAEGKSDAEVRLILYHWTHSFSSQKVRLVIAEKALKCEEHDVSLPLSEHNEPWFMRLNSTGEVPVLIHGENIICEATQIIDYLEQTFLDEKTPRLMPDKGSMYYPRVQHYRELLDSLPMDAYTHGCILHPELTVDSMIPAYATTRIRSQIGNTESELKKLAEENPDLQEAYIAKQKRLKSKLLDHDNVKYLKKILDELEKVLDQVETELQRRNEETPEEGRQPWLCGESFTLADVSLAVTLHRLKFLGFARRNWGNGKRPNLETYYERVLKRKTFNKVLGHVNNILISAVLPTAFRVAKKRAPKVLGTTLVVGLLAGMGYFAFMLFRKRLGSMILALRPRPNYF from the exons gaAAACCTTATGGGGGAAGAAGAATTATTACCTCCGCTTCAAAAATCAGGACGTGAACCCGG ACACTGCCCTGCAGCTTTCTGGCGGTGGACCTGCAGCTTTCTGGCGGtggaaactacatttcccagaggTCTATTCGTCCGCGCGAAAATCTCTTTCCCGGCTCCTGGAGGCAAAGCGGAAAAAACTAACGACGCTTCGCGCGGCAGTGTGGGTGGGAGAAATAAAGGGCTGAACAGACGAGGCCCTGCAGCGCTCGCGTACCCCAAAATGGCTCgcaggcaggaggagcagagagggggcGCGCCCTTGATGGCGGAAGGCAAGTCGGACGCGGAGGTTAGGCTCATTCTGTACCACTGGACACATTCTTTCAGCTCTCAAAAG GTGCGCTTGGTAATTGCTGAAAAGGCATTGAAGTGCGAGGAACATGATGTAAGTCTGCCCTTGAGTGAGCACAATGAGCCTTGGTTTATGCGTTTGAACTCAACTGGAGAAGTGCCTGTCCTTATCCACGGGGAAAACATTATTTGTGAGGCCACTCAGATCATTGATTATCTTGAACAGACTTTCCTGGATG aaaaaacaCCCAGGTTAATGCCTGATAAAGGAAGCATGTATTACCCACGGGTACAACATTATCGAGAACTGCTTGACTCATTGCCAATGGATGCTTATACCCACGGCTGCATTTTACATCCTGAGCTAACTGTGGACTCCATGATCCCAGCTTATGCAACCACACGGATTCGCA GCCAAATTGGTAACACAGAATCGGAACTGAAAAAGCTTGCTGAAGAAAATCCAGATTTACAAGAGGCATACATCGCAAAACAGAAGCGACTTAAA TCAAAGCTGCTTGACCATGACAAtgtcaaatatttgaagaaaattcttGATGAATTGGAGAAAGTCTTGGATCAGGTTGAAACTGAGttgcaaagaagaaatgaagaaacccCAG AAGAGGGCCGCCAGCCTTGGCTCTGCGGAGAATCCTTCACCCTGGCAGACGTTTCTCTCGCTGTCACATTACATCGACTGAAGTTCCTGGGGTTTGCGAGGAGAAACTGGGGAAATGGAAAGCGACCAAACTTGGAAACCTATTACGAACGTGTCttgaagagaaaaacatttaacaagGTTTTAGGACATGTCAACAATATATTAATCTCTGCAGTGCTGCCAACAGCATTCCGGGTGGCCAAGAAAAGGGCCCCCAAAGTTCTTGGCACTACCCTTGTGGTTGGTTTGCTTGCAGGAATGGGATATTTTGCTTTTATGCTTTTCAGAAAGAGACTTGGCAGCATGATATTAGCACTTAGACCCAGACCAAATTATTTCTAG